In Sphingobacterium sp. PCS056, the following proteins share a genomic window:
- a CDS encoding kelch repeat-containing protein, with protein sequence MMKIIPLILSTFLFMQCNTTNKVAEINWSMADSLPKTINDQVQIGVAGPIVGIHQNHLLIAGGANFPEKMPWEGGVKKYQHSAYIFSLHDHKLQLIDTVSFHTSTAYAANSSQEEGIYTAGGENEEGASSQFHRYTWSKIKNNFVAQPLADLPLPLSNASLVSDEHNCYLIGGENANLVSDKIYRYDQQWEEYMNLPYPLTHTVALTKDHFLYLFGGRTKQVNAVSTLYKTCYKINLRTKECIQIADLPEALSAGTGFKDDKGRLFLIGGDNGITFHKVENLLLEIAKETDPVKKEKLIHDKAIVQSNHPGFSKKILQYDEQSNTWQEVGNLPVGSPVTTTAVFHQKQVYIPSGEIKAGIRSAGILTGTLQ encoded by the coding sequence ATGATGAAAATTATTCCTCTTATCCTAAGCACTTTCTTATTTATGCAATGCAATACAACAAACAAAGTTGCCGAGATCAATTGGTCTATGGCAGACTCTTTACCCAAAACTATTAACGATCAAGTTCAAATAGGTGTGGCTGGCCCCATTGTTGGAATTCACCAAAATCATTTATTGATTGCGGGTGGTGCTAATTTTCCAGAAAAAATGCCTTGGGAAGGAGGAGTAAAAAAATACCAGCATTCTGCATACATCTTTTCTCTTCACGATCACAAGCTACAATTGATAGACACCGTTTCATTTCATACATCAACGGCTTATGCCGCAAACAGTAGTCAAGAGGAGGGAATTTATACAGCAGGAGGCGAAAATGAAGAGGGAGCCTCTTCCCAATTTCATCGCTACACCTGGAGTAAGATAAAAAATAATTTTGTCGCTCAACCATTAGCCGATCTACCCCTTCCCTTGAGCAATGCAAGCCTCGTTTCAGATGAGCACAATTGCTATCTGATAGGAGGAGAAAATGCAAACCTGGTATCAGATAAAATATATCGCTATGACCAGCAATGGGAAGAATACATGAATCTGCCTTATCCGCTAACGCATACAGTAGCACTTACAAAAGATCACTTTCTTTACCTGTTTGGGGGACGAACGAAACAGGTAAATGCTGTCAGTACACTATACAAGACATGCTACAAAATAAATTTAAGAACAAAAGAATGTATTCAAATTGCTGATTTACCAGAAGCTCTTTCAGCAGGCACAGGATTCAAAGATGATAAAGGTCGCCTATTTTTAATTGGCGGAGATAATGGGATTACTTTTCACAAAGTCGAAAACCTCCTATTGGAGATTGCAAAAGAAACAGATCCGGTAAAAAAAGAAAAATTAATACACGATAAAGCAATAGTACAGTCCAATCATCCAGGATTCAGCAAAAAGATATTGCAGTATGATGAACAATCAAACACATGGCAAGAAGTTGGCAATTTGCCAGTAGGTTCGCCGGTCACCACTACAGCTGTCTTTCACCAAAAACAAGTTTATATTCCATCGGGGGAAATTAAAGCAGGTATTAGATCTGCAGGAATACTAACAGGTACATTACAATAA
- a CDS encoding MFS transporter, whose translation MIKNKKYYPWVVVGLLWVVALLNYMDRQILSTMRPTMQVDIVELQSATVFGQLMAIFLWIYGLMSPVSGILADRLNRKWLIVGSLFVWSLVTSLMGFATTYPELMILRGIMGISEAIYIPAGLSLISDFHSDKSRSLAIGIHMTGLYTGQALGGFGATLASSYSWHSTFKLFGLIGILYALVLMFFLSEAPVRTKSSNEKEKPVNSFKAIGMLLSNISFWVILFYFAIPSLPGWATKNWLPTLFSDNLHIPMSQAGPLSTVTIAISSFLGVIFGGLLSDRWIQKNVKGRIYTSAIGLLLTIPAMFLIGYGQNIVHVVGAGLMFGFGFGMFDANNMPILCQFVPSKFRATAYGIMNMLGVMAGAFITKVLGSSADEGKLGKDFALLAIIVFIVVIVQLVVLKPKSNASLD comes from the coding sequence ATGATAAAAAATAAAAAATATTACCCGTGGGTCGTCGTAGGCCTGCTATGGGTAGTCGCTCTATTAAACTATATGGATCGGCAAATCCTGTCAACCATGCGTCCGACTATGCAGGTTGATATCGTCGAATTACAATCTGCAACCGTATTCGGGCAATTAATGGCAATATTCCTTTGGATATACGGCCTCATGAGTCCTGTTTCAGGAATATTAGCGGACAGACTTAATCGAAAATGGCTTATTGTTGGTTCTCTATTCGTTTGGTCACTGGTCACTTCGTTGATGGGCTTTGCCACTACGTATCCCGAATTGATGATCTTACGCGGCATCATGGGTATTTCAGAAGCCATCTACATTCCAGCAGGCCTGTCTCTCATTTCGGATTTTCACAGTGATAAGTCCCGTTCATTAGCGATCGGTATCCATATGACCGGTTTATATACAGGTCAGGCATTGGGAGGATTTGGAGCCACCTTAGCAAGCTCATACTCTTGGCATAGTACGTTCAAACTCTTTGGTTTGATAGGCATATTATATGCTCTAGTACTCATGTTCTTTCTCTCCGAAGCTCCTGTTAGAACAAAAAGTTCAAATGAAAAAGAAAAACCGGTCAATAGTTTCAAAGCCATCGGTATGCTATTAAGCAATATCTCCTTTTGGGTTATATTATTCTATTTTGCCATACCAAGTTTACCCGGTTGGGCAACAAAAAACTGGTTACCAACATTATTCTCCGATAACCTCCATATACCGATGTCCCAAGCAGGACCGCTATCTACTGTTACTATCGCTATTTCATCCTTCTTGGGAGTTATTTTTGGCGGTCTATTATCCGATCGCTGGATTCAAAAAAATGTAAAAGGCCGTATTTATACCTCTGCAATAGGTCTATTACTGACCATACCAGCTATGTTCTTAATCGGTTATGGACAAAATATAGTTCATGTCGTTGGAGCTGGATTGATGTTCGGTTTTGGCTTTGGGATGTTTGATGCCAATAATATGCCGATTCTCTGTCAATTTGTACCTAGTAAATTCCGAGCAACCGCATACGGCATCATGAATATGTTAGGTGTTATGGCCGGTGCATTCATCACAAAAGTGCTAGGAAGCTCTGCCGACGAAGGGAAATTAGGAAAAGACTTTGCCCTCCTAGCCATAATTGTTTTCATAGTCGTCATCGTTCAACTGGTAGTATTAAAACCCAAATCAAATGCATCTTTGGATTAG
- a CDS encoding GDSL-type esterase/lipase family protein, whose translation MVTWCTVMVYPQKKVACIGDSITKGLGIKNGDKTYPEQLQELLGSNYDVQNFGFSGATLLRKGHKPYVETPEYKQALAFQPDIAVIALGINDTDPRNWPNYGDEFEHDYSLLISDLIKTNPHISIYICTLTPIFSGHPRFLSGTRDWYQQISLLIPKIAKNNQVKLIDINGRLKSRIDLFEDNIHPNAAGATLIAKQVNRALTGVVRPLSIDLNFGDHMVLQRNRENQIAGKASSHESITLHFNNKVYQGEANENGHWSIFLPSMPAGGPYEIVIESQKQEVKIKDVLFGDVYLASGQSNMAFELKHALSADSLMLINAPQVRLFKNTNLVQTNATSWDATTLEKINNLDFFSGRWSLPTKENKADFSAIAYAFAFEISSKTNIPIGIVELDVPGSNTESWIDRRTLEQDNLLATYIHNWRKSDFIQDFCRTRSDQNLALATQKYQRHPYDPSFNFEAGVVHWLKTQFTAILWYQGESNAHNIELHELLFKTLVSSWRHQLQQHLPFYYVQLSSINRPSWPRFRDSQRKLNQQIEDTYMAISSDVGDSLDVHPKNKVIIGKRLANLALAHTYKYQINADYPSFKYYKKKEKTIDVYFNNSKTLITRNNQPLQGFILIDNQGFTHQPERLSIQKNRVTIDLPEHIIITEIRYAYSPYTTANLENESAVPASTCSFKID comes from the coding sequence ATGGTCACATGGTGTACAGTCATGGTGTATCCGCAAAAAAAAGTTGCCTGCATCGGCGATTCTATTACCAAAGGATTAGGTATAAAAAATGGTGATAAAACCTATCCTGAGCAACTTCAAGAATTATTAGGGTCAAACTATGATGTTCAAAATTTTGGTTTTAGCGGTGCCACTTTATTACGTAAAGGGCATAAACCTTATGTCGAAACACCGGAATACAAGCAAGCACTTGCATTTCAACCAGACATCGCAGTTATAGCACTCGGAATAAATGATACCGATCCGCGTAACTGGCCTAACTATGGTGATGAATTTGAACACGATTACAGTTTACTAATCAGCGATTTGATAAAAACGAATCCACATATTTCGATATATATCTGTACACTCACTCCTATTTTTAGCGGGCACCCACGTTTCTTATCAGGAACAAGAGACTGGTATCAACAAATCAGTCTTCTGATTCCAAAAATTGCTAAAAATAATCAAGTAAAACTGATCGATATCAATGGTCGGTTGAAAAGTAGAATAGATTTATTCGAAGATAATATACATCCAAATGCCGCAGGTGCCACCCTGATTGCTAAGCAAGTGAATCGTGCATTGACAGGTGTCGTGCGGCCACTTTCAATCGATCTTAATTTTGGGGATCATATGGTTTTACAGCGAAACCGTGAAAATCAAATTGCTGGAAAAGCTTCTTCACATGAAAGCATAACTCTCCATTTCAACAACAAAGTATACCAAGGAGAAGCGAATGAAAATGGTCATTGGTCAATTTTTTTACCATCCATGCCTGCAGGAGGTCCCTATGAAATTGTAATAGAATCCCAAAAACAAGAAGTTAAAATCAAAGACGTTCTATTTGGCGATGTATACTTGGCTTCCGGACAATCAAACATGGCATTTGAATTGAAACATGCGCTGTCAGCAGACAGCCTCATGCTGATCAATGCTCCTCAGGTCAGGCTGTTTAAAAACACCAATTTAGTTCAGACAAACGCAACAAGTTGGGATGCAACTACTTTAGAAAAGATCAATAATTTAGATTTTTTCTCAGGCAGATGGAGCTTACCGACAAAAGAAAACAAAGCAGATTTTTCAGCCATAGCGTATGCTTTTGCCTTTGAAATCTCGAGTAAGACGAATATTCCAATTGGCATCGTCGAGTTAGATGTACCAGGATCCAATACAGAGTCTTGGATAGACAGAAGAACACTCGAACAAGACAATCTATTGGCGACATACATACACAATTGGAGGAAATCAGATTTTATTCAAGACTTCTGCCGCACTCGATCCGATCAAAATCTGGCTCTTGCAACCCAAAAATACCAAAGACACCCGTATGATCCGTCTTTCAACTTTGAAGCAGGAGTAGTCCATTGGTTAAAAACCCAATTCACCGCTATTCTATGGTATCAAGGAGAAAGCAATGCCCACAATATTGAGCTCCATGAACTATTATTTAAAACCTTGGTTAGCTCATGGCGTCATCAGCTCCAGCAGCACCTGCCTTTTTATTATGTCCAACTATCCAGTATCAATCGTCCTTCTTGGCCAAGATTCAGAGATAGTCAGCGCAAGTTGAACCAGCAGATTGAAGACACCTATATGGCTATTTCCTCTGATGTAGGAGATTCTTTGGATGTACATCCTAAAAACAAGGTGATCATCGGCAAGCGGTTAGCTAACTTGGCTCTAGCACATACCTATAAGTATCAGATTAATGCGGATTATCCATCGTTTAAGTACTACAAGAAAAAAGAAAAAACGATTGATGTGTATTTTAACAATAGTAAAACACTCATCACGAGAAATAATCAACCTCTACAAGGATTTATTTTAATCGATAACCAAGGATTTACCCATCAACCTGAGCGTTTGTCGATTCAGAAAAATCGAGTTACGATCGATTTACCTGAGCATATTATCATCACCGAAATTCGTTACGCATATTCACCTTACACCACTGCAAACTTGGAAAATGAATCAGCAGTACCTGCTTCTACCTGCAGTTTCAAAATTGACTAA
- a CDS encoding AGE family epimerase/isomerase: MYTITQLEQLEKFYKTQLLEDTVPFWFPKSFDYEEGGFLLMRDQDGSLIDDDKAVWIQGRATWLLATLYNTVEPREEWLEGAKLGYDFIRKHCFDHDGQMFFHVTKDGQPIRKRRYYFSETFAVIAFAAYAKASKSQEAADLARSIFGKCIQYASGEIKLTPKFTDTRPAKGIGTPMIMINTAQQLRETIGDPRCDQAIANWIEEIESNFVKHDLKVVMEQVSPTGEIIDHIDGRTLNPGHAIEGAWFILHEAKYRNNDPTLIQLGCKMLDYMWERGWDKEFGGILYFRDLYDKPVQEYWQDMKFWWPQNETIIATLLAYLMTGNQKYADMHKKIHQYAYDKFHDQQHGEWFGYLHRDGSIAQTAKGNLFKGPFHLPRQEWYCWTILNNFIKDNNGL, from the coding sequence ATGTATACTATAACACAACTCGAGCAACTCGAAAAATTTTATAAAACACAGCTTCTAGAAGATACTGTACCCTTTTGGTTTCCCAAATCATTCGACTATGAAGAAGGAGGCTTTTTATTGATGCGTGATCAAGATGGAAGTTTAATAGATGACGACAAAGCGGTATGGATACAAGGACGGGCAACTTGGTTATTAGCAACACTATACAATACCGTAGAACCTCGAGAAGAATGGTTAGAAGGAGCTAAATTAGGCTATGATTTTATCCGAAAGCATTGCTTTGATCATGATGGACAAATGTTTTTTCATGTCACCAAAGATGGTCAGCCCATCCGAAAAAGAAGGTACTATTTTTCTGAAACATTTGCTGTTATTGCATTTGCAGCCTATGCAAAAGCTTCGAAATCGCAAGAAGCGGCAGATCTGGCACGTTCCATTTTTGGAAAATGCATCCAATATGCTTCCGGAGAAATCAAATTAACCCCAAAATTCACAGACACGAGACCCGCAAAAGGCATTGGTACACCTATGATCATGATCAATACAGCACAACAATTGCGCGAAACAATTGGTGATCCACGTTGTGATCAAGCCATTGCAAATTGGATTGAAGAAATAGAATCAAATTTTGTAAAACACGATTTAAAAGTAGTCATGGAACAGGTGTCCCCTACTGGTGAAATCATTGATCATATTGATGGAAGAACATTAAATCCGGGACATGCCATAGAAGGCGCTTGGTTTATCTTACATGAAGCAAAATATCGTAACAACGATCCAACACTCATCCAATTGGGTTGTAAAATGCTCGACTATATGTGGGAAAGAGGATGGGACAAAGAGTTTGGTGGTATCCTTTATTTTAGAGATCTATACGATAAACCTGTTCAGGAATATTGGCAAGACATGAAGTTTTGGTGGCCACAAAATGAAACAATCATCGCTACACTCCTTGCTTATCTGATGACAGGAAATCAAAAATATGCTGATATGCACAAAAAAATTCATCAATATGCTTATGATAAATTTCATGATCAGCAACATGGCGAATGGTTTGGATACCTCCATAGAGATGGATCTATTGCGCAAACTGCAAAAGGAAATTTATTTAAGGGTCCATTTCACCTGCCACGTCAAGAATGGTATTGTTGGACTATTTTAAACAATTTTATAAAGGACAATAATGGACTGTAA
- a CDS encoding sialidase family protein codes for MKTTFLTICAGALFSMAQAQEVTVFESGKDGYASYRIPAIIKNKNGDLLAFSEGRVDHAGDYGNVDIVYKISKDNGKTWGTIQVAADYDQLQAGNAAPVVDLLDPQYPNGRIFLFYNTGNGHEHEVRNGKGLRECWYVTSTDGGKTWAAPTNITTAVHRPNQPLLNSNYTFKEDWRAYANTPGHALQFDSGKYKGRIYIPANHSEGNPKPAGKDYYAHSYYSDDNGKTFKIGNTITFEGGNETMAAQISKTGLYMNTRNQQGNVRNRIISYSNDGGVTWDTTFYDKNLPDPVNQGATLSWKKGKNYILAVCNAASEKDRDNLTLRISKDQGKTWYFNQVVAKAPADYKGSYSAYSDIVLVEKNKIGVLYEKDNYKTIVFTVVPVK; via the coding sequence ATGAAAACAACATTTTTAACCATTTGTGCAGGAGCACTTTTTTCGATGGCGCAAGCTCAAGAAGTGACCGTCTTTGAATCAGGAAAAGATGGCTATGCCAGCTATCGAATACCCGCAATCATTAAAAATAAAAACGGTGATTTATTAGCCTTTTCAGAAGGACGTGTAGATCATGCTGGAGATTATGGCAACGTAGACATAGTCTATAAAATCAGTAAGGACAATGGAAAAACCTGGGGAACTATTCAGGTTGCTGCAGATTACGACCAGTTGCAAGCAGGCAATGCTGCCCCTGTAGTAGACTTATTGGATCCTCAATATCCCAATGGTCGTATCTTTCTGTTTTACAACACAGGGAATGGTCATGAGCATGAAGTAAGAAATGGAAAAGGATTACGAGAATGTTGGTATGTCACATCCACTGATGGAGGAAAAACATGGGCAGCCCCTACAAATATCACAACAGCAGTACACCGCCCCAATCAACCATTATTAAATTCTAACTATACGTTTAAAGAAGATTGGAGAGCATATGCAAATACCCCCGGTCATGCTTTACAGTTTGATTCAGGAAAATACAAAGGCCGTATTTATATCCCAGCAAACCATTCTGAAGGAAATCCAAAACCTGCAGGAAAAGATTATTATGCACACAGTTACTATTCCGATGATAATGGTAAAACTTTCAAGATTGGCAATACTATAACTTTTGAAGGAGGAAATGAGACTATGGCAGCTCAAATATCAAAAACAGGACTTTACATGAATACTAGAAACCAGCAAGGAAATGTAAGGAACCGCATCATTTCCTATTCCAATGATGGCGGAGTAACATGGGATACAACTTTTTATGATAAAAATCTACCCGATCCAGTTAATCAAGGAGCAACTTTATCTTGGAAAAAAGGGAAAAATTATATACTAGCAGTCTGTAATGCTGCTTCAGAAAAAGATCGTGACAACCTGACATTGCGCATCAGCAAGGATCAAGGCAAAACCTGGTATTTCAATCAAGTTGTAGCAAAAGCACCAGCAGATTATAAAGGATCTTATTCCGCATATTCGGATATTGTACTGGTCGAGAAAAATAAAATTGGGGTATTATACGAAAAGGACAATTATAAAACGATTGTTTTTACCGTCGTCCCTGTCAAATAG
- a CDS encoding beta-N-acetylhexosaminidase — MCWYPRSYAQENLIPLPIKMELGKGKLKLHKGIIVQNDNLSLQSEYQLAANILADWKIEEKAWIKNPYLPVLKLELLSNTPTTAHDESYHLKIDDKGIFITAHSKAGIFYGLQTLRQFSVQKKMLTFCDIHDAPAFSWRSFLVDVGRNYQPLEMLKEQIDIMARYKLNVLHFHFTEDIAWRLASKKYPGLTDPSNMTRGTGAHYSEQDFRELIAYCKARHILLLPEIDMPGHSEAFKRYFGVGMQSDSGLYYIKELLKEFSQTYKDLPYLHIGGDEVKISNQNFMPEITRYVEGLGYKTIGWDPGSNLMPQTIRQLWMGGPKAIQEGGEFVYIDSKHLYINHMDPLETVTTLFHRKLGEQDKSNKNLIGATLCAWPDRAVAKPEDMFYQNAVYPSILTFAERIWRGGGQSGWICNIVDENTNAYQEFKNFENRLLHHKHHYFSNKPFPYVKQTGLKWDLIGPFQNGGNLTQSFDIEQQPYAKGLAVAKKIEGGTIILRHWWSDIISGAINNPQQNTTWYARTKIWSDTNQPKLFWIGFNNLSRSYASNTPKLNTWDNLDSKVWVNHQVIAPPLWNHAGAKGHLEIPLTDEGYTYREPMKISLKKGWNEVLIKLPVRDFKGEDWQNPIKWMFTFIPIN; from the coding sequence ATGTGCTGGTATCCAAGATCATATGCGCAAGAGAACCTAATCCCTCTGCCCATAAAAATGGAATTAGGCAAGGGCAAGCTCAAGCTCCATAAGGGTATTATTGTACAAAATGATAATCTGTCCCTACAATCAGAATATCAACTTGCAGCAAATATTCTTGCGGACTGGAAAATAGAAGAAAAAGCATGGATCAAGAACCCATATCTTCCGGTATTAAAACTTGAACTTTTATCCAATACCCCAACAACTGCACATGACGAATCTTATCATTTAAAAATAGATGATAAAGGTATTTTTATAACAGCACATTCCAAAGCTGGCATTTTTTATGGCCTTCAAACATTAAGACAGTTTTCTGTCCAAAAGAAAATGCTAACCTTTTGTGACATTCATGATGCACCTGCATTCTCCTGGAGATCCTTTTTGGTTGACGTCGGACGCAATTATCAACCACTTGAAATGCTCAAAGAGCAAATCGATATCATGGCTCGTTATAAATTGAATGTCTTACATTTTCATTTTACCGAAGATATTGCATGGCGTTTAGCTAGTAAAAAATATCCTGGCCTGACCGATCCATCAAATATGACAAGAGGAACAGGAGCACATTATTCAGAACAGGACTTCAGAGAATTAATCGCTTATTGTAAAGCAAGACATATCCTCCTGTTGCCGGAGATTGATATGCCCGGACATAGTGAAGCTTTTAAACGATATTTTGGAGTAGGCATGCAATCTGATTCTGGTCTATATTATATCAAAGAGTTGTTAAAAGAGTTTTCACAAACTTATAAAGACCTCCCATATCTTCATATTGGTGGCGATGAGGTAAAGATTAGCAACCAAAATTTCATGCCCGAAATTACCAGATACGTGGAGGGCTTAGGTTATAAAACGATCGGTTGGGATCCAGGCAGTAATTTGATGCCTCAAACCATCAGACAATTATGGATGGGTGGACCTAAAGCCATACAAGAAGGAGGAGAGTTTGTCTATATTGACTCTAAACACCTCTACATTAACCACATGGATCCATTGGAAACCGTCACAACTCTTTTTCACCGCAAACTGGGGGAGCAAGATAAATCAAACAAGAATCTGATTGGGGCGACCTTGTGTGCATGGCCAGATCGTGCAGTTGCCAAACCAGAGGATATGTTCTATCAAAATGCCGTTTACCCTTCCATATTAACATTTGCAGAGCGCATATGGCGTGGTGGAGGACAATCGGGATGGATATGTAACATCGTAGATGAAAACACAAACGCCTATCAGGAGTTCAAAAATTTTGAAAATAGATTACTCCATCATAAGCATCATTATTTTTCGAACAAGCCCTTTCCCTATGTGAAGCAAACTGGACTAAAATGGGATCTGATCGGACCTTTTCAAAACGGCGGAAATCTGACACAATCTTTTGATATTGAGCAACAGCCCTATGCAAAGGGGTTAGCAGTAGCAAAAAAAATAGAAGGCGGCACCATCATACTCAGACACTGGTGGTCAGACATTATATCAGGAGCTATCAACAACCCACAACAAAATACCACCTGGTATGCACGTACTAAGATATGGAGCGATACAAACCAACCTAAATTATTTTGGATCGGGTTCAACAATCTTTCCAGATCTTATGCCAGTAATACACCTAAACTCAACACTTGGGACAATCTAGATAGTAAAGTTTGGGTCAATCATCAAGTCATCGCACCTCCATTATGGAATCATGCCGGAGCAAAAGGTCATTTAGAAATACCACTTACAGATGAAGGATATACCTATAGAGAACCCATGAAAATTTCATTAAAAAAAGGATGGAATGAAGTATTGATCAAACTACCCGTACGTGATTTCAAAGGAGAAGATTGGCAAAACCCGATAAAATGGATGTTTACTTTTATTCCTATCAACTAA